Proteins encoded by one window of Elaeis guineensis isolate ETL-2024a chromosome 12, EG11, whole genome shotgun sequence:
- the LOC105055314 gene encoding beta-galactosidase 11: MARSPESVVRFLGIVCLLFSLSAAAAPARRHHKANASGVTYDGRSFMINGRRELFFSGSIHYPRSTPEMWPHLIQKAKLGGLNVIQTYVFWNIHEPVQGQYNFTGRYDLVRFIKLIHKHKMYVTLRLGPFIQAEWNYGGFPYWMKEVPGVVFRTDNEPFKYHMQNFVTKIMEMMKSEKLFFPQGGPIILGQIENEYNMVEAAYREGGLTYVQWAANLALGFNAGIPWVMCKQKDAPGPVINACNGRNCGDTFTGPNSPTKPSVWTENWTAQYRVFGDPPSQRSAEDIAYSVARFFSKNGTLVNYYMYHGGTNFGREGASYVMTRYYDEAPLDEYGLLKEPKYGHLRDLHQALKLSRKGLLWGVPSVQPLGEWYEARLYESPESNVCVAFLTNTNPRVDGTVNFRGTDYFLPHRSISILPDCKTVVFNTQMVNAQHNARTFRTEDVTRKNDKWQMFQERIPKFLKKGIVASRPLDLYNMTKDITDYMWYTTRFRLEDVDLPMRPDIRPVLLVSSLGHAMHAFVNGIYIGSGHGAKLEKSFVFQKPMDLKQGVNHISILGMTVGFPDNGAYLEHRLAGVHTAAIQGLNTGTLDLSPNKWGHEVGMKGEKLGIYTEEGSKKVKWTEAKSGQPVTWYKRYFDMPSGNDPVALDMTGMGKGLAWVNGNCIGRYWVSYLSPLGKPSQSVYHVPRGWLKPKDNLLVIFEESGGNPEGLLVVTVKRDNICTVVTDLHPPTIESFSREDSEIKNLVQDGKPSAHLTCDKKKVIRSIAFASFGNPTGACGNFTVGTCHSPQTASIVEKACLGKNSCVLPVSAQEYGADPACPGTTNTLAVQAKCARQKKEDKD, encoded by the exons ATGGCGAGGTCGCCGGAAAGCGTTGTCCGGTTCCTCGGCATTGTATGCCTTCTATTCTCCCTATCTGCGGCCGCTGCCCCGGCCCGCCGGCATCACAAGGCCAACGCATCAGGAGTGACCTACGATGGCCGATCTTTCATGATCAATGGAAGGAGAGAGCTTTTCTTCTCCGGCTCCATCCATTACCCACGTAGCACTCCTGAG ATGTGGCCGCATCTCATCCAGAAGGCGAAGCTCGGTGGGCTAAATGTGATCCAAACTTATGTGTTCTGGAACATCCATGAACCTGTGCAAGGCCAA TATAATTTCACGGGGAGGTATGACTTGGTGAGATTCATAAAGCTGATCCACAAGCACAAAATGTATGTGACCCTTAGACTTGGTCCCTTCATTCAAGCAGAATGGAATTATGG AGGCTTCCCATACTGGATGAAAGAGGTCCCTGGTGTTGTCTTTCGAACAGACAATGAACCCTTCAAG TACCATATGCAAAATTTTGTAACAAAAATAATGGAAATGATGAAGAGTGAGAAGCTATTTTTCCCTCAAGGAGGCCCCATTATCCTAGGACAG ATCGAGAATGAATACAACATGGTGGAAGCAGCATACAGAGAAGGTGGGCTCACATATGTTCAGTGGGCAGCCAATTTGGCTCTTGGGTTCAATGCTGGAATACCATGGGTGATGTGCAAGCAAAAGGATGCTCCCGGTCCAGTG ATCAATGCATGCAATGGAAGGAACTGTGGAGATACTTTCACAGGCCCCAACAGTCCAACCAAGCCTAGCGTCTGGACTGAGAACTGGACTGCTCA GTACAGAGTATTTGGTGATCCACCATCTCAAAGATCGGCTGAGGACATCGCATACTCTGTTGCACGCTTCTTCTCAAAGAATGGCACACTTGTAAACTACTACATG TACCATGGAGGAACCAATTTTGGAAGAGAAGGTGCATCGTATGTGATGACTCGGTACTACGACGAAGCTCCTCTCGATGAATATG GTCTGCTTAAGGAGCCTAAGTATGGACACCTGAGGGACCTACATCAAGCATTGAAATTGAGCAGGAAAGGTTTGCTTTGGGGGGTTCCCTCAGTCCAACCCTTGGGTGAATGGTATGAG GCGAGGTTGTACGAGTCCCCTGAGAGCAATGTCTGTGTTGCTTTCTTAACCAACACCAACCCAAGAGTAGATGGGACAGTGAACTTTAGAGGCACAGACTACTTCCTGCCTCACCGTTCGATCAGTATCCTTCCAGATTGTAAGACCGTAGTCTTCAACACTCAGATG GTGAATGCTCAACATAATGCAAGGACATTCCGTACGGAGGACGTAACCCGCAAGAATGACAAATGGCAAATGTTCCAAGAACGCATACCAAAATTCCTTAAGAAGGGTATCGTTGCATCAAGGCCCTTGGATCTTTATAACATGACCAAAGACATCACAGATTATATGTGGTATACTACCAG GTTTAGATTGGAGGATGTGGATTTGCCCATGCGTCCTGACATCCGCCCTGTTCTCTTAGTGTCAAGCCTTGGCCATGCAATGCATGCCTTTGTCAATGGCATTTACATAG GATCTGGCCACGGTGCGAAACTCGAGAAGAGTTTTGTCTTCCAGAAGCCCATGGATCTGAAACAAGGAGTAAACCACATTTCCATCTTGGGCATGACAGTTGGATTTCCG GATAATGGAGCATACTTGGAACACAGACTTGCAGGAGTTCATACTGCTGCCATCCAAGGTCTCAACACCGGGACTTTGGATCTATCGCCCAATAAGTGGGGGCATGAG GTTGGAATGAAAGGGGAGAAGTTAGGCATCTACACTGAGGAGGGATCCAAGAAGGTTAAGTGGACGGAGGCTAAGAGTGGCCAGCCAGTGACATGGTACAAG AGATACTTTGATATGCCAAGTGGGAATGATCCGGTTGCTCTAGATATGACTGGAATGGGGAAAGGCCTTGCATGGGTCAATGGAAACTGCATCGGTCGTTACTGGGTATCCTACCTCAGTCCCCTTGGAAAGCCTTCTCAGTCAGT GTACCACGTCCCACGCGGATGGTTGAAGCCAAAAGACAACCTCTTGGTCATCTTTGAGGAGAGTGGAGGGAATCCAGAGGGCTTGCTGGTTGTGACTGTGAAGAGGGACAACATCTGCACTGTTGTCACCGACTTGCATCCCCCTACTATTGAGTCATTTTCGAGGGAGGACAGTGAGATCAAGAACCTAGTCCAAGATGGTAAGCCAAGTGCTCACTTGACGTGTGATAAGAAGAAGGTCATCCGCTCCATTGCCTTTGCTAGCTTTGGGAACCCCACAGGCGCGTGTGGCAACTTCACAGTGGGAACCTGCCACTCTCCACAGACCGCAAGCATTGTTGAGAAG GCCTGCTTGGGGAAGAATTCCTGTGTGTTACCAGTCTCAGCCCAAGAATATGGTGCAGACCCAGCTTGTCCTGGAACAACGAACACTCTTGCAGTTCAAGCTAAATGTGCTCGGCAGAAGAAAGAAGACAAGGATTGA